The following DNA comes from Rhinolophus sinicus isolate RSC01 linkage group LG06, ASM3656204v1, whole genome shotgun sequence.
CCCTTCTGGAGACGTGTGCCTGCATCACACCCACGGTGTCCCTGGACACAGAGGAGCCCAGGCACAGCAAGACCCTCAGCCACTTTATCCTCTCTTGGATACAGTGCCCGACCCTCCTCCCCACCGAGGGGCTGGCCTCACCCGTGGGACGTGCTGCCTCCGAGCGTCCACATCGTGCTTGACCCAGCTCAGGACGGCACGGTAGACGTCCTCCTCTGAAGGCACGTTCAGGCTGTCGCTAGAGACCAGTTCCAgcacctgggggtggggacccTCAGATCTGAGATCTGGGGAGGGTCTTGGGGGCCCATGGAGCTCTGAAGGTGCCTGGGAGGGGGCGTCCAACGGGGGGGCTCAGTGTTCCTATGAGGAGGGGCCAAGCAGGGTCAGGAGCCACAGATTCGGTTCCTGGGAACCTGGGCCCAGAGCAGCCCTAGGGACTCAGAACCATGGGTTGGGGTTGTAGGCTGGGATATGCTCAGGAGTTGAGGGTGAAGCGTTGGGTGGGGTCAGAAAATGGGCGCggcaggaggcagggatgggTGGTGGGGCTGGAACGTGGGTCAGAGGCTGGGAACAAGGGAGAGGGCCGCAGGGGCCCGGTCTTATACTGTGCAGGGCCCAGAGTCCGTGTCAGGGCCCAGGCTGTGCCCAGCTGGCATGTTACCTGCTTCAGCGGCAGCAGCATGAACTCCTCGGTCTTGGCCACGTCCACGAAGTGCTGCAGCACGTACCTGTGTGCTGCCTTCAGCAGGTCGCTGCACGAGTGCGAGTCGGCAAAGCCCCGGATGCCCAGGCAGTTGGAGGGGTCCAGCTGGCTCAGCAGGAACTTGCAGCAGGCGTCACGGACGCCGTTCAGCTGCAGAAGGCTGGCGGCTGGGAGCAGAGTCTGTGGGGCACGGAGGGAGAGGGCCAGAGACAGGGCCAGAGAAGCAGGATGTGAAGAACTGAGGGGATGGGCCGGAGACACAGGGGACGCTGCGGGTGAGGGGAGTGCTGAGGCAGGAGGTGGTGGGTGCTGGACATGTGGGGTGAGACAGGCTCACCTGCACGTTACCTTCACCCACCACGATCTCAGCCGTATAGGCAAACTGCACCAGCTGGTCCAAGGCCTGAGGGTCGATGTCATGCAACGTCACATGTGTCTGGCGGCTCTCACTCATCTCATCTGTGGGGACAGCAGGTCAGGTCAGGCCAGTGCCGCCCTGGGAGGTCTGcagagccccccctccccccctcagtGTCCAGGCTGGGTGGGGCAGTACTTGCTTGTGAACATGGCGTGGAAGTAAGGGCTGCAGGAGGCCAGCACCACCTTGTGTGCTCGGATCTCCTTGGCGGCCACGTGCAGGACGATGTCACACAGGAGGCCTCGCTGACGCATGCGGCTCATGGCCACAAAGGCATCGTGGTAGTGCCGCTTTGAATTGTGGGACACGGTATGGCCCTCGCGGCTCAGCAGCTGCACCGCACCCTCCATGGGGGCCGTGGAACGGGCCTGCCGGGTACGCGCCCGCTCCGCCTCGGGGCTGCAGAGGCAATGCCAGGTCAGATGCGTCTGCAGGGAGCTGCTCACCTGCCCCTGAGACTCTGGGCGGGGCCTAGCGCACCCAGGAGGCCACTCCTTCCCCAGCAGACCATACCTGTAGCCCAACAAGGACCGCCCCTGCCGCCGAGGCTCCGCCCCCCTAGGCTCCCTCACCTCCAGGAGCCTCCCTGGAGTCCAGCAAGATCCGGCTCGCACCTTCTGCTAGCATGAGGTCCACTGTTGAGCCTGTGCGGCTTcttctgcaccccacccccagcaccacaTCCCAAACTATCCCCGCGCCCCCTCTGCCTGCGACTCTCTGAAAGAACTAGGCTCCCTCTGTCCATCGTTGGCCACCCTTTCGTGCCTGCCCCCAGCGGAGTCCGGTGTCCTCAGCACCagctggcacacaggaagtgcaCGAAGTGAGACTGGTCAGTGCTGTCCGGCGGCTCTGAAGCGGATCCCTGGGTTCACCAGCAGGTGCGACCTCACTTGACCCTTCCGAGCGGCCCCGCCCCCACATCCCCACCCCTTTCTGCAGACCAGCCGCTGGAGTGTCAGAGCCGCGCAGCCAGGATTCAAGGGCGGCGGGAGGGGACAGCCTCCCGGAGCAGCCACCTCTGGACGCCCTGCTCCTCGTCCCCTGTGTGCGCGGATAAACGGAGGGGGTGGGTTGGACTCACCAAGGGCGGCCCGACCCTTGGGTTGGACTTGCCGGTCGCTGTGGCCGACCCTCCCGGCAGTCTGCCAACGCGcgaccctccctccctccttccgaGACCCACGCAGCCCCAGGCACACTCACGCCGGCGGCTGCGGCGGCGGGAGCGGCGGAGGCGCCTCGGGCCCGGGCCCCGGGCTGCCGTGCTCCGGGCTTTGCGTCCTGCCGGCCGGGCGCTCGCTGCGCGGCTGCATGGGCTCGGCCACCGGACTCGCCGCCGATCCCCGGAGGAGGCACAGACTAACGGAAACACGGACCGCTGGAGGGCTGCTCGGCGGTGGCAGTGGCAGTCCGCTCAGCGTCTCTGGCTCCCGCCGCCTGCCTGCAGCCGCTGTTTCTCGGCGCCGCCCGCCCCGCCTCCCGCGCTCCACAGCGGCTTGGGGCTCGCAACGTTGGACACGAGTCCTCTCTATGTCCCggctcccctcccttcttcctccaggaagcccccgGTCCCCGCTGTCGCTCATCACCAGGAAGCTTCCTGGACCCATCACCCCCGCTAACTCATTCAAGAAGgcttccaccccacccccgtaCAAGTACCAGGCTTTGAGCTGGGCTTtggctgagggggtggggggtggggggctgggtccTGACCGGAGCCTCGCCGGCGCCCCAGGGGCTGTGGGGTCCACTGTCGTGGGGTCTGGCCATTCAGGTCCGAGGACCCTCGCCCTCGGGAGTTGGGTCCTCCGAGGAGGTAGGATAGAGCATAGGCTGATTCCTCCACCTCCTGCCTTCCCCTAGGCATCCTTCCTGCCGCTGGACCTTTGCACCACCTGGCTGTTTCCAAAGTGGCTCGTCTCTGCCCAGCCCCGTACTGTGGACTTATGCAGGTGTGTTCGTCGGTGAATTCCCAGAAGAATGAGAAGTGACTGGGCTGAAGTATGAGGCATAGTACTTTCAGGTAGATTTGGCCAAACAGGCCTCAAAAACAGCGCTTCCCCCTTTTTCCCCACGACAAGTGCTGTGGGACTGTCCCGTGAAATGCAGACTCTCTCATGGTTCTGATCCTCCTTTGATCAGAGCGTGGCCGGCCTGGCCAGCAGGCCGTCATTTATCTTTTGAGGAACATCTAAAGCATCGTGGTTTCTATTTTGGCTGGTTTCCCCTATTAGTGTTGGCTTTTAATTCTTGATTTGCAAGAGCTCTCTGTGTAGGAGCCCTCTCTGTCGATGGCGTTTTGTCCTTTTTTGATGCGTTGAAATCCTCAGAGGCACGCGTCTACGGAGCCCCGGGTAGGCTGTGGGCAGACTGGGCGAGGGGGCCCCAGACCCGACCTTCCTCCGGGGCAGTAGTGTTATCACTAAGTCTTACGCAGAAGGACCCAGATGATGAGCGGCACGTCCTGCTTGGTGCTTGCTCAAGTTCTGCAACCCGGCACTCGGCGGATGCGTGCAGGAGCCGACTGAACCAGGCCTGCGCCAGGAACCCGCATCCTGCGTGCCAACGACTTGGGAGCCCTAGCGCTACCTGCAGCACAAAGGATGTGAACGCGCCCTCCCGCTCACAAGCCGCCGGAGCCACGGTTGGAGAACCGTAGAGCCAGCCGGCGGGCGCGGCCGACCGGAGGAAGGACGCCTAGCGCACGGCATTCTGGGGCCGGAAGTGGGGCGCACGCTGCAGGCTGGCAGTCATGGCGGCGGCGCGGAGTCGAAAGCGGTGAGTTGGAAATCTGGGGTCCGATTCGGCCTCCCAGCGGGTGCTTACATGCGAAGGGGCTCTCCGTGTTCCTGGGGCACCGGGGCTGGGACACACCTGGCTGGCAGGGAGCCGTGACTTGGGCGTCGTGACCCGCAGGCGCCTGGCAGAGTTGACGGTGGACGAGTTTCTGGCCTCGGGCTTTGATTCTGAGTCCGAATCCGAGTCCGAAGGAGCCCCCGAAGCCGAGACGCAGCCAGCGCGCGGAGCCGCGCGGAGCCCGGGCGGGCCAAGCGGGAACCCCTCGGCCAGGTGAGCGGAGCGTCTCCCACGGGCTGCGCGTAAGCAGAATCCCTCGTCTTCCTGGCCCCCTCCCCACGCCGCGAGGGTGCTGAGCACCTCTGGGATCTCAGGGCCGAGGCCCGGGGACCTGGGACCAGCTCCCCGCAGCGCTTTGGCTTCGCCCTAGCCGTTCTTTCGTCCGATGGTTATGAGCACTCGCTCTGTGCCAGGTCTCCTTTTAGAAGGTGAGCATGGCTGATGAGTGGTGACAAAGTCACTTTATAGCCTGGGAGAGCTCATTCAGTCTGGGGTAAACCACGGAGTGTAGGAATCTGGAAGGGATGAGTGCTGTGGACggaaaggaaaaacaagggcTTAGAGGAACGGGGAGCATAGCCGGGCGTCTGTTGCTGTGTTAAGTGGAGTGGAGGCCTTTGAGGAGGGGACAGTTGAGCAGAGGCCTGAGAGGGTAAGCCACGCAGACAGCAGCAGCGGAGTGTTGTGGTGTTTCAGGGAGCAGGCACTGCAAAGGCCCTGCAGTGGGAGCCGGCCCTTCCCAGAGGGAGTGTGGCTGTGGCGGAAGGCGTGAGGGGGAGAGTGGCAGTAGGTGACCCCGCAGAGACGAAGATGGGGCCGTTTATGAGATATTCCAGTAAAATACTGGGAAGTCGTCTCAGGGTTTTGAGCAGTGAAGTAATGTCACATGACAGACAACACAAAGGGCCACTCAGATTGCCCAACATAATAGAGTGTGGCAGTAGGGGTGGTGACAGGGAGAGACATTACGGTGAATGAGAGAATTGAGAGGAGGCACAAGGGGTGTTGCTGGTGAGAGCTCCAGGCAGGCTGCATGCTGGGCGTGACAGACAGGTTTGCCTGGAAAGGTAGCGTTGCCAAACATCGAGATAGAGCAGGGTGCAGGCAGCCCAAGTTTGGGGGAACCACAGTTCAGCGTCGTATGTGTTGGGTTTGAAATGCACATGTTGGAACGTGTATAGAGGGCTGTGCAATACGTGAGTCAGGAGTTTGGGGCAGAGAGGAATCTGGTGAAAAAGTACCCCCTGAAAATCCCCTGCCTTAGTTATCAGTGGTTGTGAGGGAGCAGACCAAGCCCCAGGAGGCCAGCAAGAGGACAGGAGGCCTCACTCCTCCCGCCCCCACTGGCTCTGCCTCCATCAGACATGGTGACCCCCACCTTTCCAGCCGGCATAAAGGCTATGCCTCTGAGCACAAGGACCAGCTTTCTCGGCTGAAGCTCAGAGACCCGGAGTTCTACAAGTTCCTGCAGGAGAACGACCAGAGCTTGCTGAACTTCAGCGATTCGGACAGCTCTGAGGACGAAGGGCAGCAGCCCCACTCCCTGCCAGAAATGCTGGAGGTGAGGGCTGGGACTAagctggctgggagctggggcaCGCTCGTGGCCCCTGCATCCTGTTGTAGCCTGGCCCTCTGTGTTTGGTTCAGGAAGCAAGTGAGGAGggagatgaggatgaggatggggTCTCCAGAGGgctgaaggggaagaagagggatTCTGCCCCTGTGACCCTCGCCATGGTTGAGAGATGGAAGCATGCGTCAAAAGTAAGAAATGGCATGGGATGGGCAACTGCCCAATTCCCCCCTTAGGTGTCTGCCCTTGCCTCATTTCTGGCACCTGGGGCTGCAGGTGGGAGGGCTCCTTCTCTGGGGCTGCAGGTGGGAGGGCCACTTCCCTGAGCTGTGGCACTATCTGTTCAGTACAAATGGGTCTCTCATGCTTATTCCTCATGCTCGGGGCTTCAGGACGGTGTCTGCCTTCAGTTAGAGGTTCAAGGGGCTCTGCCTGCTCCCGTGCTCTCAGTCTGTCTCTTGGGCTCCTTGTTCTCCGAACTCTCTGTGCCTGTGCCAGTTTGTGGAGCCCCTTTTCCCAGGCTCTTGCAGTACTTCCTGCACAGAAAGGAGAGGACAGAGGGGAGAGCTCCAAGTGCTAGCCAGAGCTGGCCATTGGCCGGGTCTGGGACCCTTGGCCTCCCACGCGACCCCATGGTCCCTGAGCtgggctccctgccctcccaggatTCTGGACTGTCTTTTTGTTCCCAGCACATGGCTCAGTCACACTGCCCCCACCTCAGCCTTGTGTCTGAGGGTGGGCAAGGGGTGCCTTTCTCACAGGGTGGGTTCCTGGAGCCCTGcttactccccccccccccccccccagtcctaCATGGCCAGATGCTCACCAGTGTTTTGGGTCTTCTTGCCCCTTCAGCAGCACCTTACTCCAAGGCTGTTCCATGAGGTTGTGCAGGCGCTCCGAGCAGCCGTGGCCACCGCCCAAGGGGACCAGGAAGGTGTTGAGGCCAGCAAGTTCCAGGTTACAGACAGTGCTGGTGAGCTGGGGCAAGGGGATGTGCAATGAGGCTCTCTGTTCCATCTTCTGTCTGTTGAGTGGCATGTGTGGTCCCCTTGTTGCAGTGTTCAATGCCCTGGTCTCCTTCTGCATCAGAGACCTCCTTGGCTGCCTCCAGAAGCTGCTGTTTGGAAAAGCCCCAAAGGGCAGCAGCAGgtgagagggaggagggtgggcgGGGGTGTGTTCAGGGCCCTGCTGTGAAAGGCAGAGGCCCCAGGCTGGCTGGTCCTCAGGGACGTGATGACAGCACAGGTTCTTTGCAGGCTCTGGGGAGGGTCTGGGCATCAGGGTCAGTCAGAGGCCccatccttttctctttctcttttgtttctgagaaGGGAAATTCTCTACACAGAATTTCTCAGGCTGCAGAGTAGGTGCTTGGCTTTGCTCCCCCATCGTCCCAGGTCAGGACTCTCTCTTCTTCGTCTTTGGATGAATAAGTGTTGTCCACTCTCGTTGCCTTTTGCTCTGTGGCTGGTGGGTCTGTCTATAGGTGGGGGCCTCGATGCTGAGGTTGAGAACCTTAACTTCCACGTTAGAGGTACACTGAGCAGAGAAGGCCGTGTGCAGTCTTCAGAGGGAAGCAGCAGATAACTGGGAGAACACGTGTTACATTGGGGCTGGACGGGCCGTGCAATCACATGGAAGCAGTATGGGCCTTGGAGGGTCAGACTCACCCCAGACACTTCAAGGGGAGAAAGACGTCTCCGTGGAGGGGCCCTGCTGTCACCAGGTTGGGGGAGGCGGTGGACCTGCAGATGGGCAGACCTCGGCTTTAGGCCGGCAGTCAGGGCTGGACTGATGGGTCAGGGGGCTTCGGTCGTGTGGAGGCAGCCATCTGGTTGGGACCAGCAGTGAGTGAGTGGACCCAGGCGCAGTGTTGGCGGGGCCTGTGAGGGGCCACTGCACTGAGCGGAGCGGTCACTGTGAAGGGCGGGGCTTTGGGTGAAGTGGCGAGAGCTGCTTCCTGGGTCAGGGCACGCTGGCTGCAGGTGCCCCTGTCCTTTGTCCCTTCGCATCAGAGCAGGTTTTAATGAGCTGCTGAGTTCCGTGAGTGCTTTGGGGTTCTGCTGTTGAGAAACTTCCGAGAAAGGTAGTCACTATTGCCTggtgtttccatttttcaaaagaatgtttGGTGAAACTAAATTGTAAATGTGGAtgacttgtgtgtttttttaagtatgtgtGGTCCAAAGAAAACCAACTTGCAGTGGTAGTTAGCGATGCCTGGCTTGGGTCTCAGGGTATGGCTACCTCTGGGGACTCTGGGGCAAGTGGCCAGCCCTGGGCTCAGACATGGAGTACAGTTGCTCTTGGCTGTCTGTCCTGGGGCTGCTCTTCCTCACTCTTGAGAGGGTCTTAGTGCGTCCCTGTGTCAGCCAGTGGTAAGGGGCCCCTGAGCTTTTCGTAGAGAGATGGGGGGGGTCTCCCCAGGGCCCATGTGCCTCGTGTCCTGGAGACTGCACGGACGAAACAGCCTTGTGCGTAGCTGGAGGTCTCAAGTGGGCGGGCACTGTGTCCTCTCTGCAGGGTACAGCAGCCGTCCAGCAGCCCGCTGTGGGGGAAGCTCCGGCTGGATGTGAAGGCTTACCTGGGCTCCGTGATACAGGTGCAGTGCCAGCGGGAGGGTCTGCCGGATCCCACAGGGCCTGGCCGCGGGCTGTGGTCCAGTCCTTTGCATCTGGCTGTGAGTGGGTTTGGGGCCTCACTGACCTCTCCTGCTCCCCCAGCTGGTGGCCTGCGTGGCAGAGACGACAGTCGCAGCAGCCCTCCTCCAGCACGTGGGCAACTCTGTGCCCTACTTCCTGACCTTCCCTAGGCAGTGCCGCATGCTGCTCAAGGTGGGCATGATCGGGATGCAAACACACCCCAGTTCTAGCCTCTGCAACTGCGCCCACCACCCACCCACAGGCAGCACAGCCCCAGCACGTGGGGATGGGCTCGAGGCTGGAGCTGTCTCGCAGCAGTGCCCATAGGGGCCTCTGGCCGGACAGGCAGTGACGTCCTGCTCTCTTCAGAGGATGGTGACCCTGTGGAGCACGGGCGAGGAGACGCTACGTGTGTTGGCCTTCCTAGTCCTCACCAGAGTCTGCCGGCACAAGAAGGACACCTTCCTGAGCCCTGTCCTCAAGGTACTGAGGCCGTGTGGCTCCTGCCTGTGGAGCTGTGCTCTGTCCATCAGGGTCTACGTTGAAAGTCTCGGCTGGAGGGCTGGGCAGGCTGCCTTTGTGGTCAGCGGGCCTCCCCTGCACTGGTTCCAAGCAGACCCAGGCCCTGGTCACTGTTTCCTCCctgggccgggggcggggggcagggggagggaaggCGCGGACACAGTGATAGTGACCAGAGCGTTGGTTCCCCTGGGGCTCTGTGGACTGCACTCCCAGCTCTCCCCTCAGTGGATGAGGACATCTGGTGTGAAGAGGGACAGGGACTCTGCTGCCCGGCTCCAAGCCTGGGGTGGCCTGCCTTGGCCTTCATGGGGACCCTCTGGAACCCCCTGCATAGAACTGTGTGCAGCAGGGgcctctctgcttccctcccagTCCCTGTGTGGTGTCCCTGCTACTTCCCGCAGTTCACACTGGAGCTCACCCCTCCCTATAAGGCCCCTCTTCTCTGCATGTAGCCTGTGCCAGAGGTTGTTGGGTACACACGGGGAGCAGAGCCGTGCACAGGGAGGGGCCTGCAGAGGCAGCAGCTCTGAGCAAAAGTCCCAGGTGTCTGGTGGAGGGTCCACGGGCCCTGGAGCTCAGGTGGCTGTGATCTTCCCGGCAGCAAATGTACATCACGTATGTGAGGAATTGCAAGTTCACCTCCCCCAGTGCCCTGCCCCTCATCAACTTCATGCAGCGGACCCTGACCGAGCTGCTGGCCCTGGACACGGGGGTCGCTTACCAGCACGCCTTTCTGTACATCCGACAGCTTGCCGTGCATCTACGCAACGCCATGACCACCCGCAGGAAGGTGAACACGCGGCCGGGAAGGGGTGGCTGAGCCCCCTTGCCGGGTCTCCAGGGAGATGGGTGGGGCTGAGCTGGGGGCTGGGCCTCCTGGGGAGACGCCCCAGCAGCTgtggattgggggtggggaagggcgtGGTGCTGTGGATGAGATGGGGACCTTGGGCTGACCTGGAGATGGAACCCCACCAGGAGACATACCAGTCTGTGTACAACTGGCAGTTCGTGCACTGCCTCCGCCTGTGGTGCCATGTCCTCAGCACCGTGTGTCCCAGCGAAGCCCTGCAGCCCTTGATCTACCCCCTCTCCCAGGTTGTCATCGGCTGCATCAAGTGAGTGAGGGATGGCGGGGTGGCTCTGAGGGCCAGGAAGGTTACAGGAGgctgttctggaggccagagaggCCTCCTGGAGGGCCGGTAGAGGCTCATTTTCCAGGAGGATCTGGGCAGTGCTCCCAGT
Coding sequences within:
- the KLHL17 gene encoding kelch-like protein 17 isoform X4, whose amino-acid sequence is MGPGSFLVMSDSGDRGLPGGRREGSRDIERTRVQRCEPQAAVERGRRGGRRRETAAAGRRREPETLSGLPLPPPSSPPAVRVSVSLCLLRGSAASPVAEPMQPRSERPAGRTQSPEHGSPGPGPEAPPPLPPPQPPAPEAERARTRQARSTAPMEGAVQLLSREGHTVSHNSKRHYHDAFVAMSRMRQRGLLCDIVLHVAAKEIRAHKVVLASCSPYFHAMFTNEMSESRQTHVTLHDIDPQALDQLVQFAYTAEIVVGEGNVQTLLPAASLLQLNGVRDACCKFLLSQLDPSNCLGIRGFADSHSCSDLLKAAHRYVLQHFVDVAKTEEFMLLPLKQVLELVSSDSLNVPSEEDVYRAVLSWVKHDVDARRQHVPRLMKCVRLPLLSRDFLLGHVDAESLVRHHPDCKDLLIEALKFHLLPEQRGVLGSSRTRPRHCEGAGPVLFAVGGGSLFAIHGDCEAYDTRTDRWHVVASMSTRRARVGVAAVGNRLYAVGGYDGTSDLATVESYDPVTNVWQPEVSMGTRRSCLGVAALHGLLYAAGGYDGASCLNSAERYDPLTGTWTSIAAMSTRRRYVRVAMLDGNLYAVGGYDSSSHLATVEKYEPQVPPLSHRHRPGAGVCTGSGGGLVMGLPPAGPLNHR
- the KLHL17 gene encoding kelch-like protein 17 isoform X2 produces the protein MGPGSFLVMSDSGDRGLPGGRREGSRDIERTRVQRCEPQAAVERGRRGGRRRETAAAGRRREPETLSGLPLPPPSSPPAVRVSVSLCLLRGSAASPVAEPMQPRSERPAGRTQSPEHGSPGPGPEAPPPLPPPQPPAPEAERARTRQARSTAPMEGAVQLLSREGHTVSHNSKRHYHDAFVAMSRMRQRGLLCDIVLHVAAKEIRAHKVVLASCSPYFHAMFTNEMSESRQTHVTLHDIDPQALDQLVQFAYTAEIVVGEGNVQTLLPAASLLQLNGVRDACCKFLLSQLDPSNCLGIRGFADSHSCSDLLKAAHRYVLQHFVDVAKTEEFMLLPLKQVLELVSSDSLNVPSEEDVYRAVLSWVKHDVDARRQHVPRLMKCVRLPLLSRDFLLGHVDAESLVRHHPDCKDLLIEALKFHLLPEQRGVLGSSRTRPRHCEGAGPVLFAVGGGSLFAIHGDCEAYDTRTDRWHVVASMSTRRARVGVAAVGNRLYAVGGYDGTSDLATVESYDPVTNVWQPEVSMGTRRSCLGVAALHGLLYAAGGYDGASCLNSAERYDPLTGTWTSIAAMSTRRRYVRVAMLDGNLYAVGGYDSSSHLATVEKYEPQVNTWTPVASMLSRRSSAGVAVLEGALYVAGGNDGTSCLNSVERYSPKAGAWESVAPMNIRRSTHDLVAMDGWLYAVGGNDGSSSLNSIEKYNPRTNNL
- the KLHL17 gene encoding kelch-like protein 17 isoform X1 — translated: MGPGSFLVMSDSGDRGLPGGRREGSRDIERTRVQRCEPQAAVERGRRGGRRRETAAAGRRREPETLSGLPLPPPSSPPAVRVSVSLCLLRGSAASPVAEPMQPRSERPAGRTQSPEHGSPGPGPEAPPPLPPPQPPAPEAERARTRQARSTAPMEGAVQLLSREGHTVSHNSKRHYHDAFVAMSRMRQRGLLCDIVLHVAAKEIRAHKVVLASCSPYFHAMFTNEMSESRQTHVTLHDIDPQALDQLVQFAYTAEIVVGEGNVQTLLPAASLLQLNGVRDACCKFLLSQLDPSNCLGIRGFADSHSCSDLLKAAHRYVLQHFVDVAKTEEFMLLPLKQVLELVSSDSLNVPSEEDVYRAVLSWVKHDVDARRQHVPRLMKCVRLPLLSRDFLLGHVDAESLVRHHPDCKDLLIEALKFHLLPEQRGVLGSSRTRPRHCEGAGPVLFAVGGGSLFAIHGDCEAYDTRTDRWHVVASMSTRRARVGVAAVGNRLYAVGGYDGTSDLATVESYDPVTNVWQPEVSMGTRRSCLGVAALHGLLYAAGGYDGASCLNSAERYDPLTGTWTSIAAMSTRRRYVRVAMLDGNLYAVGGYDSSSHLATVEKYEPQVNTWTPVASMLSRRSSAGVAVLEGALYVAGGNDGTSCLNSVERYSPKAGAWESVAPMNIRRSTHDLVAMDGWLYAVGGNDGSSSLNSIEKYNPRTNKWVAASCMFTRRSSVGVAVLELLNFPPPSSPTLSVSSTSL